The following proteins are co-located in the Psilocybe cubensis strain MGC-MH-2018 chromosome 5, whole genome shotgun sequence genome:
- a CDS encoding Protein bem46 — MEPFEDITVVTEDGIKIRCYLIQKKDSETYADARGTIILFHGNSADRGDLLEPFASQWWNEYNVLLAEYRGYGLSEGTPTEKRCPVVDYVRHHPLLSVLPIILYGHSLGGAVAIHVASENSDKIDALILENTFASLAAVVRDIPIVGWPLSVFCPDKWNSVEKISRIPQDIPILLLGGMKDEVLKLHHMKSLWRAVKKRNATKSLQNSSQTGGEEKEAGDLYAVQDQFIIFPDGLHSTTHEESGYWTVTFGFLDSVQNWRSIQK; from the exons ATGGAGCCTTTTGAGGACATTACGGTGGTAACGGAGGATGGGATAAAGATTCGCTGCTATCTTATTCAGAAGAAAGACAGCGAGACATAT GCTGATGCCCGAGGTACCATTATTCTATTTCATGGAAACTCGGCCGACCGCGGGGATCTTCTTGAACCGTTTGCGTCTCAGTGGTGGAATGAGTACAATGTTCTTTTAGCCGAATATCGTGG ATACGGATTGTCAGAAGGAACCCCAACTGAAAAAAGGTGCC CTGTAGTGGATTACGTCCGCCACCATCCTCTCTTATCCGTACTACCTATT ATTTTATATGGGCACTCTCTAGGAGGCGCAGTGGCAATTCATGTTGCGAGCGAGAATTCGGACAAG ATAGATGCGTTGATCCTCGAGAATACCTTTGCGTCTTTGGCAGCTGTTGTACGAGATATCCCAATTGTGGGATGGCCCCTCTCAGTCTTTTGCCCAGATAAATGGAATTCAGTGGAGAAGATATCGAGAATACCCCAAGATATACCCATTCTACTTCTCGGGGGAATGAAGGATGAGGTGCTAAAGCTGCATCATATGAAATCGCTTTGGCGTGCagtgaagaaaaggaatGCAACAAAGAGTCTGCAGAATTCTTCACAAACGGGcggggaagaaaaagaagcagGTGATCTATATGCTGTCCAAGACCAGTTTATTATCTTTCCAGATGGCCTTCACA GTACTACACACGAAGAAAGCGGCTACTGGACTGTGACCTTTGGATTTCTTGatagtgtccagaattggAGGTCAATCCAGAAATGA
- a CDS encoding Protein bem46, with amino-acid sequence MWTILKAIWHSQRMLVYPSGFDAYPRIVDTPAEYSMPYEDVQLVTKDKVTLYCYLVRKDNLEKTRGTVILFHGNAMNHGDMLSRATKFFYQGFAVLTLEYRGYGHCKGVPSERGLCLDAQAAVDYVTSHRTLRDLPIIIYGQSLGGGVAIYATYKNINKVSALIIENTFTSIPDLVKGMPLIRHFSWLCTQKWRSLAKLSRLPTSLPILMLSGRSDEVIPYTHMDRLWAVAQTRGCSKNKKNPSNEEYQPPQKDLYKVFLYGSHNNTFLQLDYWETIFHFLETVLE; translated from the exons ATGTGGACAATACTGAAG GCTATTTGGCACAGCCAAAGGATGCTGGTCTATCCATCGGGCTTTGATGCATATCCACGAA TCGTGGATACCCCAGCAGAGTACTCTATGCCATACGAAGATGTTCAACTCGTCACGAAGGATAAAGTGACTCTATACTGTTATCTCGTCCGGAAAGACAACCTC GAAAAAACTAGGGGTACTGTGATACTATTCCATGGCAATGCAATGAATCACGGGGACATGCTGTCTCGAGCGACAAAATTCTTTTATCAAGGTTTTGCTGTACTGACACTTGAATATCGCGG CTATGGCCATTGCAAAGGCGTGCCATCTGAGCGAG GTCTTTGCCTCGATGCGCAGGCCGCGGTAGACTACGTAACGTCCCACCGCACGCTGCGTGATTTACCAATC ATTATATACGGGCAGTCATTGGGTGGCGGTGTAGCCATTTATGCCACATATAAAAATATTAATAAG GTATCCGCTCTGATTATAGAGAACACCTTTACATCCATACCAGATCTCGTGAAGGGCATGCCGCTCATCAGACATTTTTCCTGGCTGTGTACTCAAAAATGGAGGTCTTTGGCCAAGTTGTCCCGTCTCCCAACGTCTTTGCCTATATTGATGCTTAGTGGTCGAAGCGATGAGGTGATACCTTACACACATATGGACAGATTATGGGCGGTAGCCCAAACTAGAGGTTgctcaaagaacaaaaagaacCCTTCGAATGAAGAGTATCAACCTCCCCAGAAGGATCTGTACAAGGTTTTTCTTTATGGATCCCACA ATAATACATTTCTACAGCTCGACTACTGGGAGACtatctttcattttctagaGACCGTTCTCGAATGA